A window of Desulfuromonadales bacterium contains these coding sequences:
- the rpmA gene encoding 50S ribosomal protein L27 produces the protein MAHKKGVGSSRNGRDSAGKRLGVKRFGGENVTAGSILVRQRGTTFHPGNNVGCGKDYTLFALVDGVVKFERKDKTRQKISVYPA, from the coding sequence ATGGCACACAAAAAAGGCGTCGGCAGTTCCCGTAACGGCCGCGACAGCGCAGGCAAACGCCTGGGCGTGAAGCGTTTCGGCGGCGAAAACGTGACCGCCGGTTCGATTCTGGTCCGCCAGCGTGGAACGACCTTCCACCCCGGCAACAACGTCGGCTGCGGCAAGGACTACACTCTCTTCGCCCTGGTCGACGGCGTGGTCAAGTTCGAGCGCAAGGACAAGACCCGGCAGAAGATCAGCGTTTACCCGGCCTGA
- the rplU gene encoding 50S ribosomal protein L21: MYAVIKTGGKQYKVSEGDLLKVEKIDGAVGDSIELNEVLMVGGEEVKIGTPLLPGAKVKARIVEQDKDKKVLVFHSKRRKGYRKAYGHRQPITRLKITGIEA, encoded by the coding sequence ATGTATGCGGTGATCAAGACCGGAGGAAAACAGTACAAAGTTTCCGAAGGAGACCTGTTGAAGGTCGAGAAAATCGACGGCGCGGTGGGTGATTCCATCGAGTTGAACGAGGTCCTCATGGTCGGTGGCGAAGAGGTAAAAATCGGAACACCCCTTCTCCCGGGTGCGAAAGTCAAGGCGCGGATCGTCGAGCAGGACAAGGACAAGAAAGTCCTCGTCTTTCACTCCAAGCGGCGCAAGGGCTATCGCAAGGCCTACGGACACCGTCAGCCCATCACTCGCCTGAAGATTACAGGCATCGAGGCTTAA